From Chryseobacterium sp. IHB B 17019, one genomic window encodes:
- a CDS encoding cytochrome-c peroxidase — MKNALSWILILFLTVSLLNNCLNNTVNKEIRQKTDFIANLRKLYSSGDSSQWPKPILDPESVPTFSEIGHLPDVEFPGDNQYSDEKAMLGKTLFFDPRLSRSNQIACASCHDPELAWCDNRTVSFGHDRQAGTRNAMSILNVAYAKSLFWDGRAGSLEEQSQIPIQDEKEMGEHIDIAAGKIAKIKGYEILFEKAFGDKTVTKDRISKAIATFERTIKSLPSKFDQFIDGKSELYTDDEVMGLHLFRTKAQCMNCHNSGYFSNSSFENIGTSLLGEKGEDLGRYSVTKNPEDAGKFRVPSLREISKTGPFLHNGSMTTLTEVIQFYSKGNPEHGQKRSTVHEGITLASEKSGMVRMLELTDEEIS, encoded by the coding sequence ATGAAGAACGCTTTAAGCTGGATTTTAATTTTATTTTTAACTGTCTCACTTTTAAATAATTGTCTAAACAACACCGTTAACAAAGAGATCAGACAAAAAACCGACTTTATTGCTAACCTGAGAAAATTATATTCTTCCGGAGATTCTTCACAATGGCCAAAACCGATCTTGGATCCGGAATCAGTACCTACTTTTTCCGAAATAGGACACCTTCCTGATGTTGAATTTCCCGGGGATAATCAATATTCAGATGAAAAAGCAATGTTAGGTAAAACGCTTTTTTTTGATCCTCGCCTGTCCCGATCTAATCAAATTGCCTGTGCCAGCTGCCATGACCCTGAACTTGCATGGTGCGACAACAGAACTGTTTCTTTCGGGCATGACCGGCAGGCCGGAACAAGAAATGCAATGAGCATTTTGAATGTGGCGTATGCAAAATCTCTATTCTGGGACGGCAGGGCAGGATCGTTGGAAGAACAATCGCAAATTCCCATTCAGGATGAAAAGGAAATGGGTGAGCATATCGATATTGCAGCAGGAAAAATTGCAAAAATAAAAGGCTATGAAATTTTATTTGAAAAAGCATTTGGAGATAAAACCGTAACAAAAGACAGAATTTCCAAAGCTATTGCCACTTTTGAAAGGACCATTAAAAGTTTACCCAGCAAATTTGATCAGTTTATTGATGGTAAATCAGAACTTTATACAGACGATGAAGTCATGGGACTGCATCTTTTCCGTACGAAAGCCCAATGTATGAACTGCCATAATTCAGGATATTTTTCCAACAGTTCATTTGAAAATATCGGAACTTCTTTGTTGGGTGAAAAAGGAGAGGATTTAGGAAGATATTCAGTAACTAAAAATCCGGAAGACGCGGGGAAATTCAGAGTTCCCAGCTTACGTGAAATATCGAAAACAGGGCCCTTCCTGCATAACGGATCCATGACTACGCTTACAGAAGTCATTCAGTTTTACAGCAAAGGAAATCCGGAACATGGCCAGAAACGGTCAACGGTACATGAAGGAATCACATTGGCTTCCGAAAAATCCGGAATGGTAAGGATGCTGGAACTGACGGATGAAGAAATTTCCTAG